In the Nothobranchius furzeri strain GRZ-AD chromosome 1, NfurGRZ-RIMD1, whole genome shotgun sequence genome, TCATGACCACACATAGTCACACGGATGTAGAGCTGAAGGTGAGTTTGTCATTGTCCAAGTGTGATCAGAGTGGACCCTCCAGTCAGAGCCAGACCCAAAGAGTCGAGGACACCGCTACTGTAATACAGCAGGGACAGAACGGGTGGAGGGGAACAAAGGCAGAGGGATGGAGAGAAGGTTGGGACACAGCAGAAAGAAGCTGCAGGGACTAGAGGGGGGGATGAAAAAAAGAAAGAGGAAGGTGAGTGCAGATCTCGCTGTTAACCGGAGCAGGCTGGAGGTAAAAGTTCATGAGAGATATTTGCTGTTTAGTCAGCTGGAAGGTCTGATGTGAAGTTTGGTCTCCATCCCAACAACAAAAAGGACAAAAGGAAAAAGGTTTGCCACACACAGATTCAGGATTAACAAAACACCAGGAGGACAAAAGGAAGTAAACAAAATGGAAAGAGAGGAGCAAACGGATAACAGCTTACGGACTATAGCCATCATTCTGCTGTGCTGCGCCACCGCCAAGCTGCTGCACCTGATGGGAGTCATCACAGTGGAGGGTGAGTGTTTACGCTATAATCCAGGCCCGATTAAACCGGTCAAATCTGAGTTTCAAGTTTAAGACAATGTTGAtgagaaaaagaaaaatgaaaccaAATCAATTAACTCGTAGAATTTTAGGTTAGggtttttctgctgactttcttgAAAAATATATAATGAATTTGTTCTTTTAATACTTTTAATTTTGATGTAGACTTTGCTGAATCAGCAAGCAAGGTTGATAAAGTGTCTCTGAGAtgttaaacaacaaaacaatagGATTTTATTTACAACTCTACTTAATTTTTTACAACATTCTGATAAATTCGAGCTTTTTGTCTAATGAGCTGAGTTTGGGTTTATTCCACAAAACCAACATAAAACATGAAGCGTAGAACATGTTTGTTAAATTTTCTTTCATCAAAGATTATCATCATTATATTTAAGGTTTATGCCACTGAACTTTTCATCATCAGATTATTCTACATCGATGACATAATCTTCATAAAGAATGTTGTTCAGATTAAATCGTTCATTATGAATCTACTGTCTGCTTATTAGGAGCTCTGCAGACGGGGCTTGTTTTAAATGAGTTCATGGGGTGTGATGTGACCTTGGCGATCTCTCTCTAAGTGCAACTCTGATGTTATGTCGTGTTTTATGTTGGATTAGCTGTTTTTGGTTGTGAGCCTGTTCGCAGCCACTAAAGCTTCTAGCTCATATGATGCTATAAACTCTTATCAGTTTGATGAAGCACATGGCACTCATCATTAATGTGATCTTTATCAAAAACAAATCATCTCGATTTTAATCTCAACAGTTCAGAGCATTCGCTTTGGTTTCCAGTTTAGACCAGATGTTTAAATGAGTATTTGATCATAATCAACAACAAATGCAGTGTGTCTTATGGGATGTACAAAGGGGGAACCCTGACGTCTGAGGTTCATGCCAGCGAGGAGATGAAGTTACAGTGTGAATCATGATTCACTGGGAGAGCACAAGTGGAGTGTCGTTGGCGTAATGAGGCTTTACACACCACTAATGGTTTTGCCACACAGATAAAAATGTCTCTTTGTGGAAATTGCCGATGATTGCAGAGAACAATGTGAACCTGTGTGACACTTACAGCTGAAGCCTTGTTTCTTCAGACTGCAGCTTTCCTCATTCAAACTATTTTCTTCTGAGGCTTTAAGAGTGAAATGCATTTAAATGATAACAATCTGGTTTATGCAGTAAATTGTCTGAAATTGATCCTGTGAACCAGTGTTTCAAACATAATCGTCACCACAAAGGACAAAAcatcagtttttattttattattgtgcAGCCAAATGAAGGAATTAGCTGATTTATCTGGGCTGTAGGCCGTGAAGTTTAATGTCTATCATGCTGCCTGAAGAGGTTTTAGTCCAAACATGGATTTTTGTTCAAATCGATGATtaggttttcttttttttccacacAGATGTTTTTCCTGAAAAGACCTTCATTAAACACACCATTTTATTATCTAAACTCCACAAAATCCTGTTTCCTTCTTTAGCTCCAAGCTTTCATTACCCCACATTTTGGCCACTTTATCATATTCAGAATTTTTATTAGTACTTCCATTAAATTATGCACCGTTATAACAGTATCCATAATTATTACTCAAAATTGCTTCAGGGAGCATGTGATCTGTGAAGACGGGTGGGTGTGTGAGAAACCATGTTTGACAGTGATGTTCACCTATAGGCATGTGTGTGTTGAGTCAGTGGTGTGTCCTTTCTCCTACCCCTGCAGGAAGGGAAGTAATGAGCAGTTAATGATGAGGCTGGAGAGAGGATGAACACAGCACTGCTCTTCTGACCTCTCTGTACACCTCCATCTCTCATTTTCCTTTCTGAATTATAGAAACAAAGATGTACAATTTAAAGAAACAGAAGAATATATATCTGCAAATGTTGCATTTCAAGTTATTCAAGTTAATGGTTGATGCTTATTAATAACAACAAAAAATGCTTGAATACGTTTTAATTGGGTTCAAAGTAAAATTTCCAATGAGTCACTAATTCAGCTTCTATATGATTTTTAATGCAGACAAGACGTAAAATGATGAATGAATGATTGTTTGCTGTGTTTTTGATAGAAAGACCAGTAAATGTCAACAAGGATTTTAGCAGCAGGTTGTAATGGGCCACCGGGGCTTCAGAGCTCCCTGTGGTAACAAAGTAATTACAGAGGATTTCTTTTATGAAAACAgatagggggtgggggtgggggtggggggggggggggggggggttgcaggcATGTCTCCCAATTCAcctcttaccccttctttccaccggagccgtcagcagcacgttactgcagcagcacgtcttgctcgcataagctgctgcttggcccttcccacgagttgcgaagcagcaggggagcagctgtcaccgaccgagcacgaagtcacacgagtgacttcatcagtaaacacaacaacaagcaggagaaaactacaacatggctccaaaaggtttctgttttatgttctgtccgttttataatcgccaatacggacctgaaaaacaaaggagaccactagctaggtgataacttctcacggggccgcacagttagtaactatttttaaaagtaaagcaaccggaaggcagcatgtttctttattctgaaaatctccggagcttcgctccgtttccgcgtccaattttctgtctttccttccccaaaaatgtcgaacttgacccgtttcagaggcgtcgtgcgtagaaaatagaaccggcgcgtaagggccgcgacatgctgctcctgagacgcggccgactcgcgctgctgacggctccggtgcatGGACGtacttttcactttagaagtggaggggacatgggggggggggggggtatctttacagtatgttctaatgggaaacaggcttcaacacaactggttgttttctgcttggtcctagagctcaaccagtgtcaatttaatatagcgtaatattgtttttggatggtaaaaattgcaggggtcaaaacttgactttggaaaaagtgggggggacatgcccccccccccctcccctcccccaaaattacgtccatgctccggTGGAAAATGTTtcattgaccacagcggttcctatcagcagctatgacgtgctgctgacagctccggtgGAGAGAAGGGGTTATAGACGTCAGGCAGACAAAACGATCAATAAAACAATACTAAACGTGATGCGGCCTTTCTCTTAGGTCACAGAAATCTgcaacagaaacaaaaacaatgaCCTCCGAACTGTATTTCaaacatataaataatttatcaaGTTCAACCAAAGCCGATAGGCACCAGGTTACAGACATGGGCTGTTACAACACACTCCAAAATACCTGTAGCTGTAATTACAGTGAAAAGTGGCTTGGTAGAGTATTGATGCAGATGGCTGAATACAAATACCACACTTTAGATTTTTATTTgcttaaaggttccatatcagGCTATTTTAAACCactgagagcaaaggtaggcacaacgTATGATAACTTATTACCAATGGAACTTTTAATACGTCATTTATCTTAAACATGAGTTATTTATGTCAGGATCTTTACTCGGAAAATGAAAGTTTGTTTCAGTGAAACATCGCTCACGCCCGCTCCAACAAAACGTGTGTATAACAGCTGCATCTTAGGCAATTCAATTGTTGCATTGGGCTGGTAGTCCAGCGGAGAAAGCATCCGGTCCGGGCTACCAAGTCTGTTACATAACAACAGTCGCCTAGGACACATATTCTTTGCTGGCCATTATGAGCAGCTTTGTGGACAGGACACATGGTTTTGTCCCCAATGCTGAAGTCATTAGTCAGAACATCCACTCTGGTACTGGTGCAGGTTTAAGGCAGTCATCTGTGACATGAAGGTCACATTCTCAACTGCAGCGTGAAAATCAACCACTCAATTCCCTCAACTCGAAGAAAGTGGCCGTTAGTGACCTACTTCCAAGGGACGCGAGTTTCAGATCAGAGACCAGTTTCTGGTGGAAGAGCAGGGCCTGATGAGGTCCATCAACTTTTTTGAAAATAAAATTCAAAATTTGcatctgagacaggaaaatgcatgaatgcagccaaaaacagggttggggtatttttcatgaggaaataacaatatggtAAAAAGCTccgaaaagtggattttccatgattttTGGTGTCAGTTAATTCCACTTCAGTTGTGTGCTGCTTTGTGTTGGTCTGTCACGTAAAATCTCAATAAAAACATCTAAGTTTGTAGTTGTGAGGTGTCAAAATGTGTGAAAGTTCAAAGGGTATGACTTCTTTTACAAGGTGCCGTGTGACAGTGGCAACTAATGTCACCGGGATGAAAGTTTTAAAGTTCCAACCTGCCAGTGAGAAACAAATACACACCATTATTTTACAATCAGGATTCAAACAGAGGAAAAGTGATTATCAAATTACTACTGTCATATCTGGAAACATCTGGATTTCTGGGTTGGTTACCTCCTCTGACcagttttttctgtgtgtgtgttgtttcagACAAAGCTGACGATGACTTGGAGATGACCATGGTGTGTCATCGACCAGAGGGCCTCGATCAGCTAGAGGCTTTGACCAACTTCAATAAGAGAGAGCTCCAGGTGCTCTACAGGGGCTTCAAAAATGTAAGACACTAATGAGGACAGGCTTTAGTGTAACCGCTGCTAGCAGAGATATTAGTTATTGTATTTGGCTTAAGTGATAATTAGAAACACATGACTCTGGCTCTGAAAGGCCTCACCAAATATGACACACAGGCAGGCTCTCCCAAAGGCACTTCCAaaggtcatcatcatcatcatcatcatctttataaagcactttccatCAATGAGAGATTGAACCAAAGTGCTATAAACACAACAAAGATATGAAGGAGTAAAACAACAGCAACCATGCCGTGACTAAGATAAAACATGGATAAAAAATGGATTAAAACAACAAAGATATTTGTTAAAAGACAAGATAAGAACGACTAAAAGAGGGCTAGTGGAACGCCATGGTGTAAAAATGGGTCTTCAGCCTGCTCCTAAAAACTGGAAGAGAGGGTGCTTGTCTGATCTGTAATGGAAGGTCATTCCATAATTTGGGACAGAGAAAGCCCCGCCACCTCTGGTCGAACACCGCACACGTGGAACAACCAACAACTCCAGCCGTGATGACCTCAAAGCACACAATGGAGTGTACGGGGTGATTAAATCAAAGAGGTAAGATGGTGCACGGCCCTGTAGTGACTTGAAGACAAATGTGAGTACCTTGAACTTGACTCTAAAAGAGACCGGAGGCCAATGCAGATGAGCCAAAAATGGCCTGATGTGTTTCATGCCTCCTGGTGCCCGTCAAGAACCTAGCTTCAGCAttttgttagcctggcaagccagactaaataaaggtattatttagtctggccacgctccattgacggctctcggttgtggggcgggttctaccgtcgtctttcaaatgatctccgcatgctactggacaatgaatgtgacatactcttgtttcactctgttgcatcatcccacccaccaggcatatagagtgccctgattggcccacaaagcggataaagctctgcgatttgttcactaagcagatagagcactatgattggcccaccattatggaccaatcacagctctttatgtgtttggaacccctctagagagctgtgattggccagccagagtcctggtaggagctgcggaggttccaatggtgcatgcctagaccaaactttgcaaagcaagaatttggtctagttcactaggctagcatttTGTACCATTTGGAGCCAAGCTAGAGCAGCCTTGCTAACTCCAGAGTAGAGGGAGTTGCAGTAATGTAATCAAGGGGTGATACAAACATGGACTACCATCTCCAGGTGAGCCCATGATACTAGCGGCAGAGATGGAAAAAAAACCCCAGCAAACTACACTGTCAATATGATGTTAAGCTTTAGCGACGGCGCAAAGGTGATCCCTCTGATCGGCCTCATCTCACAAGCTGCACCAAGCAGGCTGTTGTCCTGTACCCACAGGTGCAGCCACTCAGTGCAAGCAAGGACTGCACACAGCCAGGCCACTTGAATAGAGGGGCATAACAAACTTCCAACTTCAGCATGTATACGTTTTACTTTTATAATAGAATGGATGGATGTATTTCTTCATGCATATATATGCTCATACTTcacttgacctctgacctcacctCAGCTCCTTCCTTGTGTCTTTCCAGGAGTGTCCGAGTGGAGTTGTAAACGAGGACACCTTCAAGCAAATTTACTCACAGTTCTTCCCACACGGAGGTGAAGTGTGTGTTAATGTGCTGTCCTTGTTGTTGTCTCACCTTTGCTTTCAGCATTAAGTGACTGTTTCTTCTGCTGCTTCAGATGCCAGCACCTACGCACACTACCTGTTCAACGCCTTTGACACAGGAAGTACAGGATCCATCAAATTTGAGGTTTGCTTCATTCTCATTCACTGCCTCATTGTACATTGTTGAACTGAAAGGATTTAAATCTCTGGTTTCTGACCTTGTTTCTTGCTTCTATAGGACTTTGTGACAGCTCTGTCCATCCTGCTGAGAGGTTCGGTCACAGAGAAGCTTCAGTGGACCTTTAACCTTTATGACATCAACAGAGATGGGCACATAAACAAAGAGGTTTGGTTTAGCTTCGTTTTTTTTCAGCTGTTAGGTTTTATTTCTTGGCTGTCTTCATGTTTGTGCCTGTTCTGTTT is a window encoding:
- the LOC107376580 gene encoding A-type potassium channel modulatory protein KCNIP1; translated protein: MTGCAKRCKQGIIKFAVTLHKLVTGTLIKDKADDDLEMTMVCHRPEGLDQLEALTNFNKRELQVLYRGFKNECPSGVVNEDTFKQIYSQFFPHGDASTYAHYLFNAFDTGSTGSIKFEDFVTALSILLRGSVTEKLQWTFNLYDINRDGHINKEEMTDIVRAIYDMMGKYTYPVLKTDAPKQHVDAFFQKMDKNRDGVVTLDEFIFSCQEDENIMRSLQLFENVI